Proteins from a genomic interval of Cucumis melo cultivar AY chromosome 7, USDA_Cmelo_AY_1.0, whole genome shotgun sequence:
- the LOC103494808 gene encoding bifunctional aspartate aminotransferase and glutamate/aspartate-prephenate aminotransferase isoform X1, translating into MANSLHTLPNASRLGFRHQFSGADSASALDSAFGSLSFPSQLLAPSLKSVQLTKKVKPVMAGNIPDHVSVDISLSPRVNSVKPSKTVAISDQATALVQAGVPVIRLAAGEPDFDTPAPITEAGINAIRDGYTRYTANAGTLEVRQAICRKLKDENGLSYTPDQILVSNGAKQSILQAVVAVCSPGDEVIIPAPFWVSYPEMARLADATPVILPTHIDNNFLLDPKLLESKITEKSRLLILCSPSNPTGSVYPKELLEKIAEIVAKHPRLLVLSDEIYEHIIYAPATHTSFASLPGMWERTLTVNGFSKAFAMTGWRLGYLAGPKHFVSACGKIQSQSTSGASSISQKAAVAALGMGYAGGEAVATMVKAFRERRDYLVKSFGELAGVKISEPQGAFYLFLDFSSYYGAEVEGFGVINNSESLCRYLLEKGQVALVPGDAFGDDSCIRISYAESLSVLQAAVERIKEALEAARPVVPV; encoded by the exons ATGGCAAATTCCTTGCACACTTTACCTAATGCTTCTCGTCTTGGATTCAGACACCAATTTTCTGGAGCTGATTCTGCCTCTGCCTTGGATTCTGCTTTTGGATCCCTATCTTTCCCTTCTCAACTTCTTGCTCCCTCCCTCAA GTCTGTACAGTTGACTAAGAAAGTGAAGCCAGTAATGGCTGGAAATATTCCCGACCATGTGAGTGTGGACATATCTTTGAGCCCAAGAGTGAACTCTGTAAAACCTTCCAAGACTGTTGCCATAAGTGATCAGGCTACGGCTCTTGTGCAAGCCGGTGTGCCTGTGATCCGGCTGGCTGCGGGTGAACCTGATTTTGATACCCCTGCCCCAATTACTGAG GCTGGAATTAATGCGATTCGGGATGGCTACACTCGCTACACTGCCAATGCAGGAACATTGGAAGTCCGGCAAGCAATTTGTCGTAAGCTGAAAG ATGAGAATGGGCTTTCGTATACACCAGATCAAATATTGGTCAGCAATGGAGCCAAACAGAGTATTCTTCAGGCAGTTGTTGCCGTTTGTTCTCCAGGGGATGAG GTTATAATTCCGGCTCCATTTTGGGTAAGCTACCCGGAAATGGCGAGGCTGGCTGATGCAACTCCTGTGATTCTTCCAACGCATATAGACAATAACTTTCTTTTGGATCCAAAGCTTCTTGAATCAAAGATCACAGAGAAATCAAGACTGTTGATTCTTTGCTCCCCATCCAACCCTACAGGATCTGTTTATCCAAAGGAACTACTTGAAAAGATTGCTGAAATTGTTGCAAAACATCCTAGACTTCTG GTGCTGTCTGATGAAATATATGAACACATAATTTACGCTCCAGCAACTCACACAAGCTTTGCATCTTTGCCAGGCATGTGGGAAAGAACTCTAACTGTTAATGGGTTCTCTAAG GCCTTTGCAATGACTGGTTGGCGACTTGGATATCTTGCTGGTCCCAAACACTTTGTTTCTGCTTGTGGAAAAATTCAGAGTCAG TCCACTTCAGGAGCAAGTAGCATATCCCAAAAAGCAGCTGTTGCAGCTCTAGGAATGGGCTATGCTGGTGGGGAAGCAGTTGCAACGATGGTGAAAGCTTTCCGAGAACGTCGTGATTATTTGGTAAAAAGCTTTGGCGAACTTGCAGGTGTCAAGATTTCAGAACCTCAG GGAGCTTTCTACCTCTTCCTTGATTTCAGCTCTTACTACGGAGCTGAAGTTGAAGGATTTGGTGTAATCAACAATTCAGAGTCACTTTGCAGATATCTTCTTGAGAAAGGCCAG GTTGCTTTGGTTCCAGGGGATGCATTCGGTGACGATAGTTGCATTCGGATTTCATACGCGGAATCCCTCAGCGTATTGCAAGCTGCTGTGGAGAGAATTAAGGAAGCACTTGAAGCAGCTAGGCCCGTTGTTCCAGTTTAA
- the LOC103494808 gene encoding bifunctional aspartate aminotransferase and glutamate/aspartate-prephenate aminotransferase isoform X2, with product MAGNIPDHVSVDISLSPRVNSVKPSKTVAISDQATALVQAGVPVIRLAAGEPDFDTPAPITEAGINAIRDGYTRYTANAGTLEVRQAICRKLKDENGLSYTPDQILVSNGAKQSILQAVVAVCSPGDEVIIPAPFWVSYPEMARLADATPVILPTHIDNNFLLDPKLLESKITEKSRLLILCSPSNPTGSVYPKELLEKIAEIVAKHPRLLVLSDEIYEHIIYAPATHTSFASLPGMWERTLTVNGFSKAFAMTGWRLGYLAGPKHFVSACGKIQSQSTSGASSISQKAAVAALGMGYAGGEAVATMVKAFRERRDYLVKSFGELAGVKISEPQGAFYLFLDFSSYYGAEVEGFGVINNSESLCRYLLEKGQVALVPGDAFGDDSCIRISYAESLSVLQAAVERIKEALEAARPVVPV from the exons ATGGCTGGAAATATTCCCGACCATGTGAGTGTGGACATATCTTTGAGCCCAAGAGTGAACTCTGTAAAACCTTCCAAGACTGTTGCCATAAGTGATCAGGCTACGGCTCTTGTGCAAGCCGGTGTGCCTGTGATCCGGCTGGCTGCGGGTGAACCTGATTTTGATACCCCTGCCCCAATTACTGAG GCTGGAATTAATGCGATTCGGGATGGCTACACTCGCTACACTGCCAATGCAGGAACATTGGAAGTCCGGCAAGCAATTTGTCGTAAGCTGAAAG ATGAGAATGGGCTTTCGTATACACCAGATCAAATATTGGTCAGCAATGGAGCCAAACAGAGTATTCTTCAGGCAGTTGTTGCCGTTTGTTCTCCAGGGGATGAG GTTATAATTCCGGCTCCATTTTGGGTAAGCTACCCGGAAATGGCGAGGCTGGCTGATGCAACTCCTGTGATTCTTCCAACGCATATAGACAATAACTTTCTTTTGGATCCAAAGCTTCTTGAATCAAAGATCACAGAGAAATCAAGACTGTTGATTCTTTGCTCCCCATCCAACCCTACAGGATCTGTTTATCCAAAGGAACTACTTGAAAAGATTGCTGAAATTGTTGCAAAACATCCTAGACTTCTG GTGCTGTCTGATGAAATATATGAACACATAATTTACGCTCCAGCAACTCACACAAGCTTTGCATCTTTGCCAGGCATGTGGGAAAGAACTCTAACTGTTAATGGGTTCTCTAAG GCCTTTGCAATGACTGGTTGGCGACTTGGATATCTTGCTGGTCCCAAACACTTTGTTTCTGCTTGTGGAAAAATTCAGAGTCAG TCCACTTCAGGAGCAAGTAGCATATCCCAAAAAGCAGCTGTTGCAGCTCTAGGAATGGGCTATGCTGGTGGGGAAGCAGTTGCAACGATGGTGAAAGCTTTCCGAGAACGTCGTGATTATTTGGTAAAAAGCTTTGGCGAACTTGCAGGTGTCAAGATTTCAGAACCTCAG GGAGCTTTCTACCTCTTCCTTGATTTCAGCTCTTACTACGGAGCTGAAGTTGAAGGATTTGGTGTAATCAACAATTCAGAGTCACTTTGCAGATATCTTCTTGAGAAAGGCCAG GTTGCTTTGGTTCCAGGGGATGCATTCGGTGACGATAGTTGCATTCGGATTTCATACGCGGAATCCCTCAGCGTATTGCAAGCTGCTGTGGAGAGAATTAAGGAAGCACTTGAAGCAGCTAGGCCCGTTGTTCCAGTTTAA